In Streptomyces sp. SLBN-118, the following are encoded in one genomic region:
- a CDS encoding response regulator transcription factor, whose protein sequence is MRLLLVEDDDHVAAALSAVLAKHGFQVVHARNGEEALQAVLPATHPEKPPFGVVLLDLGLPDQDGYQVCGKLRKLTSTPVIMVTARADVRSRIHGLNLGADDYVTKPYDTGELLARIHAVSRRTASGDDAAAAEPEHALRLGPVTIELPTRRVSVDGETVSLTRKEFDLLALLAQRPGVVFRREQIISEVWRTSWEGTGRTLEVHVASLRSKLRMPALIETVRGVGYRLVAPATP, encoded by the coding sequence ATGAGGCTGCTGCTCGTCGAGGACGACGACCACGTCGCCGCCGCGTTGTCCGCGGTGCTCGCCAAGCACGGTTTCCAGGTCGTCCACGCCCGCAACGGCGAGGAGGCTCTGCAGGCCGTGCTGCCCGCCACGCATCCCGAAAAGCCGCCGTTCGGAGTCGTACTCCTCGATCTGGGTCTGCCCGACCAGGACGGCTACCAGGTGTGCGGCAAGCTCCGGAAGCTCACCTCCACGCCCGTGATCATGGTGACCGCGCGCGCCGACGTCCGCTCACGGATCCATGGGCTCAACCTCGGGGCCGACGACTACGTCACCAAGCCGTACGACACCGGGGAGCTGCTGGCCCGTATTCACGCCGTCAGCCGCCGCACCGCGAGCGGTGACGACGCCGCCGCGGCCGAGCCCGAGCATGCGCTGCGCCTCGGTCCGGTCACCATCGAGCTGCCCACCCGGCGCGTCAGTGTCGACGGCGAGACCGTATCGCTGACCCGCAAGGAGTTCGACCTGCTGGCGCTGCTCGCGCAGCGGCCCGGCGTCGTCTTCCGCCGGGAGCAGATCATCAGCGAGGTGTGGCGCACCAGCTGGGAAGGGACAGGCCGCACCCTTGAGGTGCATGTGGCGTCCCTGCGTTCCAAGCTGCGGATGCCCGCTCTGATCGAGACCGTGCGCGGAGTCGGATACCGGCTCGTCGCGCCGGCCACCCCGTAA
- a CDS encoding amino acid ABC transporter ATP-binding protein: protein MSGVSVTKGVEDAVPAGDLVVLSNVNKHFGALHVLQDIDLTIARGEVVVVIGPSGSGKSTLCRTINRLETIDSGAISIDGKPLPAEGKKLARLRADVGMVFQSFNLFAHKTVLENVMLGQLRVRKTDKKAAEDKARSLLDRVGVGSQADKYPAQLSGGQQQRVAIARALAMGPKVMLFDEPTSALDPEMINEVLEVMQQLARDGMTMVVVTHEMGFARSAANRVVFMADGRIVEEATPDEFFSNPRSDRAKDFLSKILHH, encoded by the coding sequence ATGAGCGGAGTTTCAGTGACCAAGGGCGTCGAGGACGCTGTACCCGCGGGCGACCTGGTCGTGCTGAGCAACGTCAACAAGCACTTCGGCGCGCTGCATGTGCTCCAGGACATCGACCTGACAATCGCCCGTGGCGAAGTCGTGGTCGTCATCGGACCCTCCGGGTCCGGCAAGTCCACGCTGTGCCGCACCATCAACCGCCTGGAGACGATCGACTCCGGCGCGATCTCGATCGACGGCAAGCCGCTGCCCGCCGAGGGCAAAAAACTCGCCCGCCTGCGCGCCGACGTCGGAATGGTCTTCCAGTCCTTCAATCTCTTCGCACACAAGACGGTGCTGGAGAACGTGATGCTGGGCCAGCTCAGGGTCCGCAAGACCGACAAGAAGGCCGCCGAGGACAAGGCGCGCTCGCTGCTCGACCGGGTGGGGGTCGGCTCGCAGGCCGACAAGTACCCGGCGCAGCTCTCCGGTGGTCAGCAGCAGCGCGTCGCGATCGCCCGTGCACTGGCAATGGGCCCGAAGGTCATGCTCTTCGACGAGCCGACATCGGCCCTCGACCCCGAGATGATCAACGAAGTTCTCGAGGTCATGCAGCAACTTGCGCGCGACGGGATGACGATGGTGGTTGTCACCCATGAGATGGGCTTCGCCCGCTCTGCCGCCAACCGCGTCGTCTTCATGGCGGACGGCAGGATCGTCGAGGAGGCCACTCCGGACGAGTTCTTCAGCAATCCGCGCAGCGACCGTGCTAAGGACTTCCTGTCGAAGATCCTGCACCACTGA
- a CDS encoding glutamate ABC transporter substrate-binding protein, whose translation MKLHKASAAAAAALVLSLTATACGGDSDSGDGGGKKITVGIKYDQPGLGLKTPDGKFTGFDVDVATYIAKELGYDAKDITFKQAPSAERENLIKNGDVTFVAATYTINDKRKAEVDFAGPYFLAHQDLLVRADDNSITKATDLNAKKLCSVTGSTSAQNVKEKLAPKADLQQYGGYSECITGLENKAVDALTTDNSILAGFAAQKEHQGKFKLVGLNLSDEPYGIGLKKGDTELQTKINAALKKMVDDGSWDKFVKANFGPANYKAEPAPKITEGS comes from the coding sequence ATGAAGCTGCACAAGGCAAGCGCCGCGGCCGCCGCGGCCCTCGTCCTCTCCCTGACCGCGACCGCCTGTGGTGGCGACAGCGACTCGGGCGACGGCGGCGGCAAGAAGATCACCGTCGGCATCAAGTACGACCAGCCGGGCCTCGGCCTGAAGACGCCGGACGGCAAGTTCACCGGTTTCGACGTCGATGTCGCCACGTACATCGCGAAGGAACTCGGCTACGACGCCAAGGACATCACTTTCAAGCAGGCCCCCAGCGCCGAGCGCGAGAACCTGATCAAGAACGGTGACGTCACGTTCGTCGCCGCCACCTACACGATCAACGACAAGCGCAAGGCCGAAGTCGACTTCGCCGGTCCGTACTTCCTGGCCCACCAGGACCTGCTGGTCCGCGCGGACGACAACTCCATCACCAAGGCCACCGACCTCAACGCCAAGAAGCTGTGCTCGGTGACCGGCTCGACCTCGGCGCAGAACGTCAAGGAGAAGCTCGCGCCCAAGGCCGACCTGCAGCAGTACGGCGGCTACTCGGAGTGCATCACCGGCCTGGAGAACAAGGCCGTCGACGCACTCACCACCGACAACTCCATCCTGGCCGGCTTCGCCGCGCAGAAAGAGCACCAGGGCAAGTTCAAGCTGGTGGGCCTCAACCTGAGCGACGAGCCCTACGGCATCGGTCTGAAGAAGGGCGACACCGAACTTCAGACCAAGATCAACGCGGCCCTCAAGAAGATGGTCGACGACGGTTCCTGGGACAAGTTCGTGAAGGCGAACTTCGGTCCGGCCAACTACAAGGCAGAGCCTGCCCCGAAAATCACTGAAGGCAGCTGA
- a CDS encoding amino acid ABC transporter permease, translated as MFDFLDSGQYDVLGAFWVTVQLTLYSAVGSLIWGTILVGMRVSPVPLMRGFGTLYINLVRNTPLTVIIVACSLVLNQTLGFALGGDNFKDIGFRLAVLGFIAYTGCFVCEALRSGINTVPVGQAEAARAMGLSFFQVLTLIVLPQAFRSVVAPLANVLIALTKNTTVAAAIGVAEAALLMKEMIENEADALFAVFGIFALGFIVLTLPTGLLLGWVAKRVAVKR; from the coding sequence GTGTTCGATTTTCTTGATTCCGGGCAGTACGACGTGCTCGGAGCCTTCTGGGTGACGGTTCAGCTCACCCTCTACTCCGCCGTCGGGTCCCTCATCTGGGGCACGATCCTGGTGGGCATGCGGGTCAGCCCGGTTCCGCTGATGCGGGGCTTCGGCACCCTCTACATCAACCTCGTCCGCAACACCCCGCTGACGGTGATCATCGTCGCTTGCTCGCTGGTCCTGAACCAGACGCTGGGCTTCGCACTCGGCGGCGACAACTTCAAGGACATCGGCTTCCGGCTGGCCGTCCTCGGTTTCATCGCCTACACCGGCTGCTTCGTCTGTGAGGCCTTGCGGTCCGGTATCAACACCGTGCCCGTCGGCCAGGCGGAGGCTGCCCGTGCGATGGGGCTGAGCTTCTTCCAGGTGCTGACGCTGATCGTCCTCCCCCAGGCGTTCCGTTCGGTCGTCGCGCCGCTCGCGAACGTGCTCATCGCACTGACGAAAAACACCACGGTGGCCGCGGCGATCGGCGTGGCGGAAGCAGCACTGCTGATGAAGGAAATGATCGAGAACGAGGCCGACGCGCTCTTCGCCGTCTTTGGGATCTTCGCTCTGGGCTTCATCGTTCTCACCCTCCCGACCGGTCTGCTGCTCGGATGGGTGGCCAAGCGCGTGGCGGTGAAGCGATGA
- a CDS encoding amino acid ABC transporter permease has product MTSVLYDAPGPRAKRRNIIYTIVFLVALGLAIWWALSVMADKDQLTADKWKPFVTDSQVWTTYLLPGLWLTVKAAFFAIVIALPLGALLGIGRLSDHRWIRVPAGAVVEFFRAIPVLILMFFASALFVQFTDIESEIRPMYAVVTGLVLYNASVIAEIVRAGVLSLPQGQTDAAKAVGMRKGQILSHVLLPQAVTAMLPALVSQLVVIVKDTALGGALLGLAELLSQARTIPANYGANTIATLTVISLIFIALNYLLTTLASWLEGRARRTKKGTGAVLGAEEVDELNVPHAGEEAGGGGAES; this is encoded by the coding sequence ATGACCTCCGTTCTCTACGATGCCCCCGGCCCCCGCGCCAAGCGGCGGAACATCATCTACACGATCGTGTTCCTCGTCGCGCTCGGTCTTGCCATCTGGTGGGCGCTGTCGGTCATGGCCGACAAGGACCAGCTGACTGCGGACAAGTGGAAGCCGTTCGTCACGGACTCCCAGGTCTGGACGACCTATCTGCTGCCCGGTCTCTGGCTGACCGTCAAAGCGGCATTCTTCGCCATCGTGATCGCGCTGCCGCTCGGCGCGCTGCTCGGTATCGGTCGGCTGTCCGACCACAGGTGGATCCGCGTTCCGGCGGGTGCCGTGGTCGAGTTCTTCCGCGCCATCCCGGTGCTGATCCTGATGTTCTTCGCCAGCGCGCTGTTCGTGCAGTTCACGGACATCGAGTCGGAGATCCGGCCGATGTACGCCGTGGTGACCGGTCTCGTGCTCTACAACGCCTCGGTCATCGCCGAGATCGTCCGGGCGGGCGTCCTCTCGCTGCCGCAGGGGCAGACCGATGCCGCGAAGGCAGTCGGCATGCGCAAAGGCCAGATCCTTTCGCACGTTCTGCTGCCGCAGGCCGTCACAGCGATGCTGCCGGCCCTCGTCAGCCAGCTCGTCGTTATCGTCAAGGACACCGCACTGGGCGGCGCGCTGCTCGGTCTCGCCGAGCTGCTGTCGCAGGCCCGCACGATCCCGGCGAACTACGGCGCGAACACCATCGCCACGCTCACCGTGATCTCGCTGATCTTCATCGCTCTCAATTACCTGCTCACCACGCTTGCGAGCTGGCTGGAGGGCAGGGCGCGCCGCACCAAGAAGGGCACCGGCGCGGTCCTCGGCGCCGAGGAGGTCGATGAGCTCAACGTGCCCCACGCGGGCGAAGAGGCCGGAGGGGGCGGCGCCGAGAGCTGA